The Kosakonia sp. SMBL-WEM22 sequence CATCAAAGTCGAGATGCACTTCCTGCCGGATATCTACGTGCCGTGCGATCAGTGCAAAGGCAAGCGCTATAACCGCGAAACGCTGGAGATTAAATACAAGGGCAAGACCATCCACGAAGTGCTGGATATGACCATTGAAGAAGCACGTGAATTCTTTGATGCGGTTCCGGCGCTGGCGCGTAAGCTGCAAACGCTGATGGATGTCGGCCTGACCTATATTCGTCTCGGCCAGTCGGCGACCACCCTTTCTGGCGGTGAGGCCCAGCGCGTGAAACTGGCGCGTGAACTGTCAAAACGCGGCACCGGTCAGACGCTCTATATTCTCGATGAGCCGACCACCGGTCTGCACTTTGCGGATATTCAGCAGCTGCTTGAGGTGCTGCATCAGCTGCGCGATCAGGGCAACACCATCGTGGTGATTGAACACAACCTCGACGTGGTGAAAACCGCAGACTGGATTGTCGATCTGGGCCCGGAAGGCGGTAGCGGCGGCGGGGAGATCCTCGTCTCCGGCACGCCGGAAACCGTCGCCGAATGCGAAGCATCGCACACGGCACGGTTCCTGAAACCGCTGCTCAACTAGTCAGACGGAGAGCTGTTGCCGGACACCCTCCGGTACCAGCTCCATCGCCTGCTGATACGAGGCGTCCACCAGGTAGTAGATTTGCGAATCCGGCAGGGTGCCGTCCAGATAGACCGTGCTCCAGTGCGCCTTATTCAAATGGCGGCTGGGGCGCACATCGCTGTGCTGATCGCGCAGCAGCTCCGCCAGCGCCGGGCTGGTTTTCAGCGAGACCGCCGGGCGATCTTCTACCTCTTTCACCATGGCAAACAGCACGTCGGCGACCTTAATCTGCGTCGCTTTCCAGTCGCTGTGCACGCTCTGCTCCGCGCCGGGCTTGGCCATGCAATATTGCAGTAACTCCGAAATTGTCATCGTTTATTCCCCTTGTAGTGTCGCGATAATCCGCCGCGAACCGCCGTGGATGCGATGCTCTCCCAGCCAGATCCCCTGCCATGTCCCCAGCAACACGCGCCCATTTTGCACGGGCAGCATCAGCGACACGCCAAGCGTCGAGGATTTGATATGCGCAGGCATATCATCTGGCCCTTCGTAATCATGCTCATAGGGGGCATTGTCCGGCACAGCACGTAAAAAGTGGTGCTCCATATCCTGGCGCACCGTGGGATCGCAATTTTCATTCAGGGTGAGAGAAGCGGACGTGTGCTGAAGCAGCAGGTGCAACAAACCGGTTTTCACGCTCTTAAGCGCCGTAATCTGCCCGATAACCTCATCGGTGACCAGGTGGAAGCCGCGCGATTTCTGGCTAAGCGTAAGCGTCTGTTGATGCCACATAAACTGCTCCTTATCAAAAATGAACCTCTGTAAGTGTGCAGCATGTGGCCAAAAGGGGAAAC is a genomic window containing:
- a CDS encoding MmcQ/YjbR family DNA-binding protein codes for the protein MTISELLQYCMAKPGAEQSVHSDWKATQIKVADVLFAMVKEVEDRPAVSLKTSPALAELLRDQHSDVRPSRHLNKAHWSTVYLDGTLPDSQIYYLVDASYQQAMELVPEGVRQQLSV
- a CDS encoding secondary thiamine-phosphate synthase enzyme YjbQ, whose amino-acid sequence is MWHQQTLTLSQKSRGFHLVTDEVIGQITALKSVKTGLLHLLLQHTSASLTLNENCDPTVRQDMEHHFLRAVPDNAPYEHDYEGPDDMPAHIKSSTLGVSLMLPVQNGRVLLGTWQGIWLGEHRIHGGSRRIIATLQGE